In the genome of Deltaproteobacteria bacterium, one region contains:
- a CDS encoding flagellar hook-length control protein FliK, with product MSIGRLERVDPLAQRIAAAGGGQGADFRQDPRGGFESLLQLAKSANGAVKAASSGTAAPTAKATEVREQDAEVQGPSETVSSVAAQPTSGDVARDAEREAAETAAPPREPVDVVPADDAEARDDSETTPTAALVVQTELMLSALLAPAPGPVPAVVPLPDVNAEPPIEATVSAASETAPVVETPSVMVALPVVEQAPVQTLSEQQAQQETVQRGQQRAAQQLRSNNARWRDMENEAAAAAALRTADAETDELQQRAAPARHIEDAIDTETLSSLRDGVPQATTDAMAAEMLNIEAHNPTRLIQGELAPFELPPRDLANVITAQAHDGSATAEAMREAARAMAQSATTDTAANRMADLESVAAQARETILAGVRARRGETELQLDPPEWGRIAVRIAVDQHKAVNVAILTERPFVREALEQSLLQLRAALEQQGLQLGQMNVGLGGEQSWAQHLAEWRQLTSAAVGPRWGGAHPAATGVSSLHRTEGFNAIA from the coding sequence ATGAGTATAGGACGGCTCGAGCGCGTCGATCCTTTAGCGCAGCGCATCGCCGCTGCCGGCGGCGGGCAGGGTGCGGATTTTAGACAAGATCCGCGCGGCGGTTTTGAATCGCTGTTGCAGTTGGCAAAAAGTGCGAACGGCGCGGTGAAGGCGGCGAGTTCCGGGACGGCCGCTCCGACGGCGAAGGCGACCGAAGTGCGGGAACAAGACGCCGAAGTGCAGGGACCATCGGAAACCGTGTCGAGTGTCGCGGCGCAACCGACGTCGGGCGACGTGGCGCGCGACGCGGAGCGTGAGGCCGCCGAAACGGCCGCGCCACCGCGCGAGCCCGTGGACGTGGTGCCGGCGGATGACGCGGAGGCGCGAGACGATAGTGAAACCACACCGACGGCGGCGCTGGTCGTTCAGACTGAATTGATGTTGAGCGCGTTGTTGGCGCCGGCGCCAGGGCCAGTGCCAGCGGTTGTGCCGCTCCCTGATGTGAACGCCGAGCCGCCGATCGAAGCAACGGTCAGTGCCGCGTCGGAGACCGCGCCGGTTGTGGAGACGCCGTCTGTGATGGTCGCACTGCCGGTGGTGGAGCAGGCCCCTGTCCAGACGTTGTCGGAGCAGCAAGCGCAGCAGGAGACGGTGCAGCGAGGACAACAGCGTGCCGCGCAGCAGCTGCGATCCAACAATGCCCGTTGGCGCGACATGGAAAATGAAGCCGCTGCGGCTGCGGCATTGCGCACTGCGGATGCCGAAACAGACGAGCTGCAACAGCGAGCGGCTCCTGCGCGGCACATCGAAGATGCGATCGATACCGAAACGTTGTCGTCGTTGCGGGATGGCGTTCCGCAAGCGACGACGGATGCGATGGCCGCGGAAATGTTGAACATTGAAGCGCACAATCCGACGCGGCTGATCCAGGGAGAGTTGGCGCCATTTGAGTTGCCGCCGCGTGATCTGGCCAACGTGATCACGGCGCAGGCGCATGACGGTTCCGCCACCGCCGAGGCCATGCGTGAGGCCGCGCGGGCGATGGCGCAAAGTGCAACGACCGACACTGCGGCGAATCGAATGGCGGACTTGGAATCGGTCGCTGCGCAAGCGCGGGAGACAATCTTAGCAGGCGTGCGCGCGCGGCGCGGAGAGACGGAGTTGCAACTCGATCCGCCGGAATGGGGACGGATCGCGGTGCGGATCGCCGTTGATCAACACAAAGCGGTCAATGTGGCGATCCTGACCGAACGTCCGTTCGTGCGCGAGGCGCTGGAACAGAGTCTGCTCCAATTGCGCGCGGCGCTGGAGCAGCAAGGTCTGCAGTTGGGGCAAATGAATGTCGGGCTCGGCGGCGAACAGTCGTGGGCCCAGCATTTGGCAGAATGGCGTCAATTAACCAGCGCCGCCGTCGGTCCGCGTTGGGGCGGTGCGCATCCCGCTGCCACGGGCGTTTCCAGTTTGCATCGTACCGAAGGGTTCAACGCGATTGCCTGA